taacacATTACTCTCTTTCTAGATTTGTTACTTACCTCTTTTTACACATTCTTTTCATATGATAATTACACATAATTATTAGTTGTTAgttattttagttttgataGCTTAAAGTTATAATGTATTGGTTTTGATTATCCCTGAGATGCTTTTGCATGGGAAGCATTAGTGTGGATTGTGTAAACACCATAGTTCATAGCATTGGTATTGgtttatgtatatgtatataccaAAACACATATTTTAGAGATTGACTTtgtcatttaagaaaaatttctatattaaattatacatctttgagtcaaaataataataagatattatttttttattattaatgttttttccaaaattaattttttaatatattttacaattagcatCCATATATTTGAcattaataatacaaatataacaataaaaaatataaatttttatatattatattaaaaatataataaaatgttaaaaaaatataacatattataataataaaatggaaGTGCATGTGAATGTTAGTTATGTCGTTGAAGGGGAGAGAAGAGGAAAGAACTGTGAGAGAGaatgggaggagagagaaataattagtaaaataatatttaaggagtgaatagtaaattttaaaacttgtaaaaatactatttataaatatgtaaaattataaaaatgcatAATTTAATGCAGTCAAATTATAGAAATATGTCTTTGCATTTGTATATGCATATACTTTAAACGTgaacttttttcttaaatagatagaaatgttttaatatgtttatctATTAAATTCTTAAAAATCTCAAATTCTCTTTGTGTCGTTTAAAGTATAAATCAGTggtattttgataaaatattaaaatgtcaTATAATGAAGTAGTGATATTTTGAAGGACATAATTActaaattttaacaatatttattcaaataagAGGATAAGAGAAGTATGCGTTTGAGTAATCATATATACTATACTactattttattcttattttattatatatgatacagcatatttattattatttaataataaataagtatataataaatgattatttaataataataaatatattatatcttttttaatatgatgtaaataaaatgataatatagtatatagaatttttatatgcATTTATATTCAatcatatctttatatatatatttttataatgtaCGAAACTACAATTTAGAGGGGAAAAATTACAGCGCGTAATgtttagaaaaagagaaaagtttGGGGCTTCTTTGCAAAAACATCAATCTTGACCAAACTAGGGCTTTAATCACCGTTTCGAGCTCCCAAAATCCTCTGCCCCAATGGCGGAATCCATTTGCAGAGCACTCCGAGATGGTGCGCTAGAGGGAGAGCACGCGCCGGCTCTCACCATTAGGGACTCCTTAGCCTCACCTTTCGGGTTCGATGTCTTCACTCACGTCCTCACCCAGCTCTCCTCCAACATTTTAGCAGGAAAATCCCAGTCCGGGTTAGTAAGGGCGTAAACGGCAACATATtcctacccccccccccccccccccccccccccccgcggatCCTAGATtctcaaaatttatatatcacTAAATCTTTTTGGTGTCAATCTATTTGGCAGTGGTCTCGTGCTCGTCGCTTTCACTCGGAGCCCATCGTTTTATATGCGTTTGTTGAAGATGAGAGGAATCGATGTTGCTTCATCCCGGAAGTGGTGAGGCACCTTAAACAATTGATTGTCACACTTATTAcaattatgattattatttttattattaagtattttatttaagtatacACTGATACAGTAAAATTTTGTTGTCATGGTTAACGTGTGGGGGGACCTTGGTTGTGACAGGATCCAGATTTTGGATTGTTATACGGATCCTCTTGGTTGGAAGGACAGGCTTGTGGACTCCGGAAATATTACTTCTCTTTCTAAGGAAGCTTCCACCGGAGAGAGTTCGTGTAAGAACATTAAGGATATGGCCAAGTTGTTCACGTCAATTATTGAGCTGGGGAAAGGTGTGCTTTCTATCAGAGTGTCCATGTGCATTCATAATAGTTTCagtgaattttgtttttattttataccaCTCTCTCTTTGTCGAGCCTGAAAGTAGGATGTATTTTATTGGCCCCATGGGGAGAATGGTAAAGGTGCGGTATTGTTTTAGAATGAGTCTTAGCTATGAATGGTCTCAATTAACAAGAAAAGggtattttcttgttattgtCTCTgtatttttttgatcggtaactTTCCCAAATGGTAAAAGTACCAGAAGCTCCCGGTGTGGATCAAACTCGCGACCTTTTGCTtgttattgtttatttattttttgatatcctTGGGTGTTCGGGCTAGCTTacgcgcacctcgactaatctcATGGGGTCCTGAAGTTAATGGCCAGGTAAACCTCCAGTGGTCCCGAGGGGACTCAAACTAGTgaccattggggagcaaacccaaggcctgacCAATTGTTTATTGTTTTCTAGTATTTATTTGTGGGCcatactcttttaaaaaaatgatttttgggtggtTTTCTGTTGTTACAGGATTAGTTGGACAAGGCAAAGTTCGTTTTTGTGTTGCCATAGACACGGTAAGTTTGGAtcttataattgtaaatatatagtACATGCAAATTGAATGGCTGATGCAATTACTGCGATGTTTGGATGAACTTCTAGCCAGCCTGCTCATTGTAGCGGGAAAATTGTACTTTGCTACTGTCTATGTTCTTCTGCACGTCAATATCATCTTGAATTATAATGTGAATTCTTCATGTGAGAAGTCTATCAATTTGGGTGATGTGCGGAAACTTCATATTGAGTACCAAAcatacaaccaaaaaaaaagaaatcttgaATTTTGGATTATTCATGTCCTTTTCTGTGTAGTTGCATGGAAACTTCCTCTCTAGAGCTAGTGATGTACCATCAAACACCATGAGGATAagcttttaaaaagaaaacaaatgcaaTGGGGGCTAGTTTGTCTTGGTTTATGTAAAACCTTGATTAGTTTTGCCCTTCCTCTAGTAGATATGCTGAAATGGCCATTATGTGTGCTTCCAGCGTGTTGTCTAGTTCAGCTGATAGGAATTTGACACAGGATGGCATTTTATAAGCTATTTAAGAGAAATTCTACAGGGTTTTCTCATCATGATTATAATAATTCATGAACTTAATGGGCATGGCAGAGTGCAGTAAAAACACTAGACCGAGGTACATACATAATGTAACAGGGGTGAGCTCACTTTAGGTTTAGGAGAATATATGTTTAGTTACTGCATTCACACTTAGGTAGTTTGTCCAACAATATACACATTGAAACATCATTTTTGAATTCAGTTTGTGCTTTTAATGAGAAATTTACAGTAATAATAATTTACTGATATGATTCAACATTGGGTTAGAGTATAGTAGAATTTTCTTCCATGACTATTTAACATAATCTTTTCTTTagattttttagttattttattgaaaagtgTGTTAGTAACAATTCTACTTCTGTAAGTCCCTTAAGTCAGctgtttttttacaaaatttagcAGTAGTTTGACCCAAAtggaaaaaagtaaaataatcaaAGAGTCTAGAAGTCTTCATTCTGCTTGTGCAAGTCCCCAGACTTTTCTCATACTAATTCTTGGAAAAAGAGggaaattttggtttttttcccccttgtttcaaattttgtagGAATTTAAACCAAGGACTAGTTATATGGTTAAACCAAACCTTTtgcatttatttgaaaatactgCTGGAGGACTAGTTAGTTATGCCATAATGTTCACCTTAAATTTTGGGAATGATTGCGGTGTATTTGCTTTTCTATGCCAGTAGTCTTCATGTTCCTGTATTAAACTTTTGCCTGTTTCTGATGAATTCCTTTTAAATTCTACCAGGTTGATGAAATCTTACGACATGCATCTATATCATCAGTATCACGCCTTATAAGCAATCTTCGAAGCAATGGTATATACATGTTTTATTCCTTCCTGATCAAGTACAGTTTTCAACTCTCATAGAACCTAGTGCTTTGTTGCAGCTGTAACTTTATGGGACCTACCGGAATATCTTTGTGCTGTTTTGTTATCTTCTTTGCTTCTTCAATTCTCATTGTATATTTGAATACCACTTTCTGGCTTCTTGGACTccttgatatttatttttggtactTAGAATAAATGTAAAATGTGGAATAACTACAGTTTTTGAATGCCATGGGGGATTACTCTTAACTCAAATTGGGTTACAGTTACCCTACAGTTAAATTTTGTATAAGGCCAGCTTTTGGATGGTTGTAGTTTGACTATTATATTGCGGTTTCAGATCAGGTTTCAAGTATCTTTTGGTTGTTACATTCAGACCTTCATGAAGACAGGGTTGCTGCTGTTCTTGGGTATATGTCCTCTATTGTAGCCAGCATAGAACGATTAAATCAGTCTGCTAATGGACAGATATGCAATTCGGAGAACCTCTCTCTCCTTGAACGTAACTATTGGAACGGGAAGCTTCATGTCCGGTTCAAGCGCAGAAATGGGCGCGTTCGAGTGAtggtgatctctctctctctctctctctctctctctctctcgatgcTTCTATTCTTATTTACAAAGTGGCAAACTGACATGGTCGTTTCATATCCAGCAAGAAGAATTTCATGTTGAGCAGTCAGTCATCAGCTTTACAACCCTTTCACCTGGAGATGAATTAATCAATCGAAGCCTTATGCCAAAGGTCAGTTGTGTAGCTTCATCTTGATTAGAGTTTTaatcgatctctctctctctctctaacacacACCCCACACGAGGTAATTCCTTAGTGCATTTAGACGATATCTTGTTATTAATCCCTATTTCCCTTACTGAGGTCCATTCAAGGACAACAAAATGTTATAAATTGTGATTTCATTGTGATGTTTATGTCCTTGAACGAGCTCATTCATGAACAACTAGTTGTCATGAGACTATAATGCACAAACTTCCACATGTCCAGCCACATATCTCCAAAGAGTGACTTTCACATAACATACTTTTACTAGCACATGCTCATACCAATAGAACACCACGAGGGCGCACACAAGcaggttgaaaaaaaaaaatatatgcaattTATGTACAATTTTATTTACTAATATGTTATGGAAGTGATACCTCATTTGTAGCTGGGAAATTACATCCTTCTCCCTTCTTGTTTTAGAAAGCATGTGACCATTGTGACAatcttttttttgtaagtaattatttccttttctctttctatCTTCTCCCTCTCGCTTCTTTGAACTCTGTCTCCAGCACATCACAACCTCATCTCTCAAGGCGTTGACAATCTTCTCTCTTCTCTGAAAAATTGGCAGAAGTAGAGTAATTGTTAGAGGTTAAGTCCCCATGCATACTAAAATTTGAGGCATCAGAATACACTAGATTTTTTGTCCTGTAAAGTCTCGACTGGTTTAAGGATCTCTGACCACGCAGAAGTCCAACTACCTGAGCTCCAACACACATCATGGTCACTCCACTGCCCAAATTATCCAAGTAGGTACCCAGGTGGGTAGTCCAAAACCAAACACCCTATCCTCACTTATTTGTTAACAGgaaatgtctctctctctctctctctctctctctctctcggttttaTTTACCTCCTCCCACCCGATCGAGGccccaaaattttatttatttatttcattattattaaatttcattACAATAAAACTCATGGAGACATTGTATTCCCTTCCCCAGTGGAAAAAATATCCAGATCATTTTATCTCTTGGATTTGTTACTACCCGAGCTCCTCCTACTTGTTGCAGACTATGATGTTTCAGAGAGGGGTTTTGATGGTGggttgagatttgaatatggtGGACTCCAATCGTTCAGCATTATCAAAGATTTCATTATCCATCATTCCCATTGGAatctttcttattattattttatttaaatccaATGTTTACCGATCATAATGATCTCAAAGAGTTCAGAAAAGCATTCAAATTTCATGTATCTTCCACAAACTTAAGGGTTCCATATAGCACATCCGATCtgattggttttgttttttatctATAAACACAGATgaatttgttctctctctctctctctctctctctgtgtctctccccctctctcccacacacacacaaaattgAACTTTGATGGGTTATTTAGCCTTATAGGAGTGTTTGATGCTTCTTTCAACAGGTACAATTCAGTCTACAGCTGTCAGAGAAGGAGCAAAACGATAGGGCTAAAGTTGTACTTCCTTTCGAGCACCAAGGTACTGTACCAGGAATGCGTATATGGCATATTTGtgcttgttttcttttttaagtgaatttgtatcttgtaatcaAAGATCAGAAGGTAGGATTTTCCTTATGTAATATCTTTTCTTAGATATTCTCCAAGGTGTGCATGTTTTTAATTGCTTCTGCTGGCTTTAGGAAATGGTAAGCCCATAAAAATATATGATGGCCGGAGGTCTCTTGAAGATAGCCAGGATGAGGCAACATCTGTTTCAACCGGAGCATTGGAAACAGTTGATAATTCAAGCAAGGGTGAGATAATATATCTGCGTGATTCAGACGATGAGAGGCCAGATTCTGATGAGGACCCTGACGATGATTTAGATATATAATTGTGTTGCACCTTTTGTTTGTGATCTTGGAGGGCGAGAGTGCCACGTGTTGGTATGCCTACTTTTTCCACGCATCTCTTTTCTTGTGCAATATTCAAGCATAATTAGAAAGTTACTCTGCTACTGTAGGATTCCATTCCGacttttttctatttgaatTAACGGGTAGTTTTATATGAATGTGAAGCTCAGCTtcctaattaaaataataatgattatgAAATAAGTTGTTCCAAACATATTCCATCCTCCTTGTAACAGTTTCCAGTTCTTAAATATGTGTAATCACATGTATACCTTCTGTATACTTGGCTATGCATAtccttatatcaataaaatatcttcttacctacttatcaaaaaaagaaaaaaaaaacatattccaTCGTTCTGCTTGTTTGCTGTATATATTCTCAACACCCTTCCCCCTTTTTCGTCTCTCTAATCGTTTGAATTGCCTTTTTATTTTGTCAGTTGATGCATGTGGCTACCGGATTGGTTGGACAAGGCAAAATCTGTGTCCTGACTCCTGTATTTTACTCAGTCAAGCCCTGATACACAGGGTGGAGAATGTCCTCGGTCACCTTGACCGGAGGCTGTGGTAATGATGTTTCTCTAGCATATGCATCGAAGAGAACCCATGATTTGGTGGAGGGGCTTCGGATAGAAATTCTCAAGGCTTGTTCTTCTATTCCTGATCATCATGGAGTGAAATCGTCATTAAGGGATTACATATATTTGTATTGAAACTTTCTGGAAATATATCTTATTCGG
This is a stretch of genomic DNA from Carya illinoinensis cultivar Pawnee chromosome 3, C.illinoinensisPawnee_v1, whole genome shotgun sequence. It encodes these proteins:
- the LOC122302818 gene encoding elongator complex protein 5 isoform X1 translates to MAESICRALRDGALEGEHAPALTIRDSLASPFGFDVFTHVLTQLSSNILAGKSQSGGLVLVAFTRSPSFYMRLLKMRGIDVASSRKWIQILDCYTDPLGWKDRLVDSGNITSLSKEASTGESSCKNIKDMAKLFTSIIELGKGLVGQGKVRFCVAIDTVDEILRHASISSVSRLISNLRSNDQVSSIFWLLHSDLHEDRVAAVLGYMSSIVASIERLNQSANGQICNSENLSLLERNYWNGKLHVRFKRRNGRVRVMQEEFHVEQSVISFTTLSPGDELINRSLMPKKSNYLSSNTHHGHSTAQIIQVGTQVQFSLQLSEKEQNDRAKVVLPFEHQGNGKPIKIYDGRRSLEDSQDEATSVSTGALETVDNSSKGEIIYLRDSDDERPDSDEDPDDDLDI
- the LOC122302818 gene encoding elongator complex protein 5 isoform X2, with protein sequence MAESICRALRDGALEGEHAPALTIRDSLASPFGFDVFTHVLTQLSSNILAGKSQSGGLVLVAFTRSPSFYMRLLKMRGIDVASSRKWIQILDCYTDPLGWKDRLVDSGNITSLSKEASTGESSCKNIKDMAKLFTSIIELGKGLVGQGKVRFCVAIDTVDEILRHASISSVSRLISNLRSNDQVSSIFWLLHSDLHEDRVAAVLGYMSSIVASIERLNQSANGQICNSENLSLLERNYWNGKLHVRFKRRNGRVRVMQEEFHVEQSVISFTTLSPGDELINRSLMPKVQFSLQLSEKEQNDRAKVVLPFEHQGNGKPIKIYDGRRSLEDSQDEATSVSTGALETVDNSSKGEIIYLRDSDDERPDSDEDPDDDLDI